DNA sequence from the bacterium genome:
TCATCGAATCCGTGGAGTCCGCGGGCGGCGGATCAGCGCCTGTCCGCGCCCTGCTGGTGGACGACATCGACCGTTTCATCATCGAGGACAACGGCGAACCCTCGGACGACGCCAGGGCGCAGGCGATCAAAGGGCTGGTGCGCAGGCTCAGGCTCCAGCAGAAGCTGCCGGACTCCTCATCCCCGCGGATCATCCTCCTCGCCACCGTCAACGCCGAGCGCCTGGGGCCGGCGCAGGCCTTCGAGATCCTCAACATCGACCACGCGCTCTGCCACTCCGTGGAGCTCACCAATTTTACGAAGGAGGACATCGCCGAGTACCTCGAAACCCTGATGGGGGAGCGCCCCGACTCATCGGTCGTGGAGCAGCTCGCCGGCTGCACCGGCGGCAATCCCCTCTTCCTCACCGAGCACCTCGAACAGATGATCTCGCAGGGCAGGCTCTTCTCGCTCGCAGGCAGGCCGGACGCGACGACGCTCAAGACGATCGGAATAGACTTCTCGAAAGCGACGCCGTCGCGCTCGCTCGCCGAATCGGTGCTCGAAAAACAGAGGATGCTGAACGAGGACGCGAAGGAGGCCGCGCTGGCCATAGCGTGCTGGCAGAGGCCGGTGTCAGTGGAGGAGTTGAGCGCCACATGCGAGCGGCGCCGGGTGGACAAGGCGCTGCTCATGCTCATGGAGGCCGGGCTCGCCCACAACCGGCGACACGACGGACGCATCGAGTTCTCGAACGAGATGGCAGGGAGGGTGATACGCGAGGCCGCGGCGGAATCGGAGCGACAGGCGTGTCACGACAGGATCGCCGGAAACCTCATCGCCAAGTTCATAGGCGCAAGGCGCAAGGGCCGCCTTGAGATCGATCTCCACGTCGCGTACGGAAGCAATTCGCCGGAGCGCATCCCCGCGCTCAAGAGGCTCATCGAAGCGGCCCTTGAATCCGATCAACCCCTGGAGGCCGCCGAGCACCTGGGTCTTCTGCTCCAGTTGCTGCCGCAGAGCGACGCAGCCGGCCGCGCTGCAGCGCTGGCGCAGCTCGGCACGGCTTACGAGCTTGCGCACAGGATCTCCGACGCCAGATCGGCGCTTAGCGCAATAAAGAACCTCAAGGCGCCTTCCCCGCTGATGGAGAAGCTCAGGGTCGAGGCTGCGGAGAGGTTGGGCCTTCTGGCCATGCGACGGCGCGACCTCAGGGAGGCCAGGCGCTTTTTCTCGGAGGCGCTGTCGTTCCTGGCGGGAGACGGCGCCGCGGCGAAGATCAGGATCGAAAACTACGTGGCGAGCGTCGACCTCCGCGAGGGCAACATCGAGAAGGCGATCGAGCGCTTCGAGCGCAGCGCATCCGTGGCCGAGAAGATCCTCTCGGCCGAGCAGAGACGCAAGATCGCGAACAACGAGCTGGGCGAAGCGCTCCTCGCTCTGGGAAGACCCGCCGACGCAGTGGAGATATTGAGAAAGGAGCTCGCGCTGGCCGAAGAGAGCTCCGACGCGCAGAAGACCGCCTCCAGGCATTATCTCCTGGGCAACGCGCTGAGGCACGATGAGCTTGGAAAGCTGGACGAAGCGCGCGGGCACTACGAGAAAGGGCTCAAGATCGCGCGCAAACACCGCCTCGTGGAAGCGCAGGTCAGGCTTCTCAACGGGCTGGGCAACCTCATGCTCAAGATCGGAAAACCCAAGGAGGCGCTGGCGCACTATCAGGAGGGGCTCAAACTCGCGCAGCAGATCGAGGGCGAGACCACGGGCGTGGAGATCATGATCGGCATGGGGCTGGCCGCGCAGCAGATGGCCACACCCGACAACACGATCGAGTACTTCGAGGCCGCGCTGGACTTCTCAGGCGCGCCGAAGAGTTCAGCCGCCGGCTTGATCAGGCGCTTTCGGCCCACGATTTACATCTCGCTCGGGGACG
Encoded proteins:
- a CDS encoding serine/threonine-protein kinase, whose protein sequence is MSQQDLFSGVSETGHIVQGKYRLERLLSEGGGGVVWEAFDPAGLRIALKFLKWNPTKTREAVADRFKNEFAILKSLSHPNIGQIFDFGLDPEPGSYFFTSELLTAGDLTKLMVAPVPLLEELLLQALRALEYLRGHKLLHLDIKPHNLLLRETGENPVLALIDFGLATFRPPDRPGGTPNYMAPELIAMRLEDVRSASYPPPDHRSDLYSLGVTFYHCLTGRAPFNVVGPDGRKDSMATLHKHFDFTPPPPSALRPEIPAYLDRIIMKLMAHHPDDRYASALVAAQALQYSSPTQRDPECMQTLLAYLPKEGKLVGRHEECAIVEQSIKAIAEGTRHAAPIVVIAGSRGAGRTRMIEFAKPLAQQMEMDVTHVAEDQDLSPTIIESVESAGGGSAPVRALLVDDIDRFIIEDNGEPSDDARAQAIKGLVRRLRLQQKLPDSSSPRIILLATVNAERLGPAQAFEILNIDHALCHSVELTNFTKEDIAEYLETLMGERPDSSVVEQLAGCTGGNPLFLTEHLEQMISQGRLFSLAGRPDATTLKTIGIDFSKATPSRSLAESVLEKQRMLNEDAKEAALAIACWQRPVSVEELSATCERRRVDKALLMLMEAGLAHNRRHDGRIEFSNEMAGRVIREAAAESERQACHDRIAGNLIAKFIGARRKGRLEIDLHVAYGSNSPERIPALKRLIEAALESDQPLEAAEHLGLLLQLLPQSDAAGRAAALAQLGTAYELAHRISDARSALSAIKNLKAPSPLMEKLRVEAAERLGLLAMRRRDLREARRFFSEALSFLAGDGAAAKIRIENYVASVDLREGNIEKAIERFERSASVAEKILSAEQRRKIANNELGEALLALGRPADAVEILRKELALAEESSDAQKTASRHYLLGNALRHDELGKLDEARGHYEKGLKIARKHRLVEAQVRLLNGLGNLMLKIGKPKEALAHYQEGLKLAQQIEGETTGVEIMIGMGLAAQQMATPDNTIEYFEAALDFSGAPKSSAAGLIRRFRPTIYISLGDAYFQKHDFAHAESYLKKALAMDKKQRLTPDIRYSLYGTFAELALERGDRESAIRYMPTIEAIAKSFPPAKKHFSQLKKRIGS